One Malus domestica chromosome 11, GDT2T_hap1 genomic region harbors:
- the LOC103415210 gene encoding G-type lectin S-receptor-like serine/threonine-protein kinase LECRK3, protein MAVALSVRMLLFFSLFLLPVSVFSQNNGRVAVGSSLTASTGDSSSWLSPSGDFAFGFSPLGNNDFFLLSIWYAKIPDETVVWYAYDGNNPIVAPRGSVLTLTANGGLVLNNPQGGEIWKSETTFGIVENGVMNDTGNFVLQDKNSESLWETFSNPTDTVLPGQTIEKSGKLSCRQSETNYTKGRFQLRLQDDGNLVLNTVNLPTDFANNPYFATDTIAGTVEGSQGKQFVFNSSGYMFVLRENGGRFTLTGPQGVSTRDNYIRATLDFDGIFTLYSHPKNFTGNPSWSSPLWYTPDDICQKLLEDEGVGVCGYNSVCKLKPDSNRPTCECPKGFSFLDPKDIYRGCKPDFIQGCEEDELQGPRNDLYDVQVLTNTDWPTSDYVQLKPSTADKCNESCFQDCLCAVAVFRSETCWKKKLPLSNGRVDVSLNSQTFIKVRKDNVTLPFPPKPIPDDKEKSRKSVIRVESVLLGTSIFVNFVLSSALCFGIFFIFRKKPVTSSTDIVLDSNLRSFCYEELREATNGFTEELGKGAFGVVFKGVMQIGSGVEVAVKKLNYVMQDVEKEFKTELKVIGQTHHKNLVRLFGYCDEGQQRLLVYEFLRNGTLASFLFSDIKPSWRQRIDIAYGVAQGLLYLHEECSTQIIHCDIKPQNILLDDYYTARISDFGLAKLMLMNQSQTHTAIRGTKGYVAPEWFRNLPITTKVDVYSFGVVLLEIVCCRRSVDMEGNCEESAILTYWVYDCYVEGGLDAVVDYEVEALGDRTTLEKFVMVAIWCIQEDPSLRPTMRKVVQMLEGVVEVPVPPCPSPYTR, encoded by the coding sequence ATGGCAGTGGCTCTTTCTGTACGGATGCTTTTGTTCTTCTCACTGTTTTTGCTACCAGTTTCTGTGTTTTCCCAAAATAATGGAAGAGTAGCAGTTGGGAGTTCTCTGACTGCAAGTACAGGCGACTCCTCATCATGGCTTTCTCCATCCGGCGATTTCGCGTTTGGATTTTCGCCCCTCGGAAACAATGATTTTTTCTTGCTTTCGATATGGTATGCGAAAATCCCAGACGAAACCGTAGTTTGGTATGCATATGACGGTAACAACCCCATCGTTGCACCTAGGGGATCAGTTCTGACCTTGACTGCCAACGGTGGACTAGTTCTTAACAATCCTCAGGGTGGAGAGATATGGAAATCCGAAACAACTTTCGGGATTGTTGAGAACGGGGTCATGAATGACACCGGAAACTTTGTCCTTCAAGACAAAAACTCAGAGAGCTTGTGGGAGACCTTCAGCAATCCCACAGACACCGTTTTGCCTGGACAGACAATTGAGAAAAGTGGGAAGCTTTCGTGTAGACAATCGGAGACTAACTACACAAAGGGGCGGTTCCAGCTGCGCTTGCAAGATGATGGAAACCTCGTGCTCAACACCGTCAACTTGCCAACAGATTTTGCCAACAACCCTTACTTCGCCACGGACACGATCGCAGGGACTGTGGAAGGTAGTCAAGGTAAACAATTCGTGTTCAACAGCTCAGGGTACATGTTTGTTCTGAGAGAAAATGGTGGAAGATTCACTCTTACAGGGCCACAGGGAGTCTCGACGAGAGACAACTACATAAGGGCAACTCTTGATTTTGATGGGATTTTCACTTTATATTCTCACCCGAAAAACTTCACTGGAAATCCAAGCTGGAGTAGTCCTCTGTGGTATACACCGGATGATATTTGCCAAAAACTTCTTGAAGACGAGGGCGTTGGTGTTTGTGGTTACAACAGTGTCTGTAAGCTCAAACCAGATAGTAATAGGCCAACCTGCGAATGCCCAAaagggttttcttttcttgatccGAAGGATATATACCGAGGCTGCAAACCCGATTTTATACAAGGCTGTGAAGAAGATGAGCTGCAAGGTCCCAGAAACGATTTGTATGATGTCCAAGTGCTGACAAATACTGATTGGCCAACCTCAGATTATGTGCAGCTAAAGCCTTCTACGGCGGACAAGTGCAACGAGTCTTGCTTTCAAGACTGTTTGTGCGCTGTTGCTGTGTTCCGGTCTGAAACCTGCTGGAAAAAGAAGTTACCTCTCTCAAACGGGAGAGTGGATGTCAGTCTTAATTCACAGACCTTCATAAAAGTCCGAAAGGATAATGTAACTCTGCCGTTTCCTCCAAAGCCAATTCCAGATGATAAAGAGAAGAGCCGGAAATCTGTGATACGCGTAGAATCAGTACTATTAGGTACCTCTATCTTTGTTAATTTTGTCTTAAGTTCTGCTCTTTGTTTCggtattttcttcattttccgGAAGAAACCTGTAACATCTAGTACCGATATTGTTTTGGACTCGAATTTGCGCTCTTTTTGCTATGAAGAGCTGCGAGAAGCTACAAATGGTTTCACGGAAGAATTAGGAAAGGGTGCTTTTGGAGTGGTTTTCAAAGGGGTGATGCAAATTGGTTCTGGTGTCGAAGTGGCGGTGAAGAAGCTAAACTATGTTATGCAAGATGTCGAGAAGGAGTTTAAAACAGAACTGAAAGTAATTGGTCAGACACATCACAAGAATCTGGTTCGTCTTTTTGGATATTGTGACGAGGGGCAACAGAGATTACTAGTTTATGAGTTCTTGAGAAATGGCACATTGGCAAGCTTTCTTTTTTCTGATATCAAACCAAGTTGGAGACAGCGAATTGACATCGCTTATGGCGTTGCACAGGGGCTTCTGTACTTGCATGAAGAGTGCAGCACGCAGATTATCCATTGTGACATAAAGCCGCAGAACATACTTCTCGATGATTATTACACTGCTCGGATCTCTGATTTTGGTTTGGCAAAACTTATGCTGATGAATCAGAGCCAGACTCATACCGCCATCCGAGGAACAAAAGGTTATGTTGCACCTGAGTGGTTCAGGAACTTGCCGATCACTACCAAAGTTGATGTGTACAGCTTTGGTGTTGTGCTGCTAGAAATCGTTTGTTGTAGGAGAAGCGTTGACATGGAAGGTAACTGTGAAGAGAGCGCAATTTTAACGTATTGGGTTTATGATTGCTACGTTGAAGGAGGACTAGATGCTGTTGTAGATTATGAAGTTGAGGCCTTGGGTGATCGAACGACACTGGAAAAGTTTGTGATGGTTGCGATTTGGTGTATTCAGGAAGATCCATCTCTTAGGCCTACTATGAGGAAGGTTGTGCAGATGCTTGAAGGAGTTGTCGAAGTGCCTGTTCCACCATGTCCATCCCCATATACCAGATAA
- the LOC114819563 gene encoding G-type lectin S-receptor-like serine/threonine-protein kinase LECRK2 has product MQASITKFPSQPEIKFESKTILGSNLCSFSYEEIQEDTNGFKRGLLYLHEECITQIVQCDIKPENILLDDYYNARISDFGSPILTMNQSQIHIAIRRAKGYVACAHEWFRILRITIKVGVYSFDVVQLEIIYCKRSVDVERNCKESKYNRLGVKLQVNGELCVVVDYEPQAFLEQWKLQKFVMVALWCVQEDQSLRPTMRKVVQMLEEKVELHVQP; this is encoded by the exons atgcAAGCTTCCATCACCAAATTCCCCAGCCAACCTGAAATAAAATTCGAGTCCAAAACAATTTTGGGTTCAAATCTGTGTTCTTTTAGCTATGAAGAGATTCAAGAAGATACTAACGGATTCAAGAG AGGACTTCTTTACTTGCATGAAGAGTGCATCACGCAAATTGTCCAGTGTGATATAAAGCCTGAGAACATACTTCTCGATGATTATTACAATGCTCGGATCTCTGATTTTGGATCACCAATTTTGACAATGAATCAGAGCCAGATTCATATTGCCATTCGGAGAGCAAAAGGTTATGTTGCATGTGCACATGAGTGGTTTCGTATCTTGCGAATCACTATCAAAGTTGGCGTGTACAGCTTCGATGTTGTACAGCTAGAGATCATTTATTGTAAGAGAAGCGTTGATGTTGAAAGAAACTGCAAAGAGAGCAAATATAACAGATTGGGTGTAAAACTGCAAGTTAATGGAGAATTATGTGTTGTAGTAGATTATGAACCCCAGGCCTTTCTTGAACAATGGAAACTGCAAAAGTTCGTGATGGTTGCGCTTTGGTGTGTTCAAGAAGACCAATCTCTTAGGCCTACCATGAGGAAGGTTGTGCAGATGCTTGAAGAAAAGGTGGAACTACATGTTCAACCTTGA